The genomic stretch atttatagtttgcaaaccaaaaatattaacCAGTGAAATATGTTCttgcaaaagaaataagtttgagtcgttgtatacattcgaaacaagaacaggttgaataggtcgtatgaataattaatataattatggcaatttctatttaaatatttatgaggaaaagtgatatcaggtcagtgactgtatatgacaaaaaatatacggtcaacgcattgtGACTGCTcaagaacgagtgcagtataaattaATAACAATAACGGTACAAATtgtcctgcaccagatgcgcatttcgacaacacatgtctcttcattgatgctcgtggccaacatatttgaaatccaaagcttatataaaagatgagctataatccaaaaggtccaaaaagtatagccaaatctgtaACATATAATTatctaataaaaatatcaaatttatcaaacagttaaaGACATACagaacctcaaattaaaaaaaaaagatccatatggttttttttataacaaaagggatattttcatttacatatacttttttctgaagaaaattctttaatttgtcaacatttagaagaagtttacttttttttaattgcttgcttccaggaagcaattcgccgacataattttcgtatgcaaagtgaccttagcgtgaaccctctcgtaaaaatccggtgatcgcaatacgcatggatctgtcactgaaataaactgttatctgggttgagttcaatatcgtagcaacTACGTAGCGGCTTGATATGGGATTGATTGATTGAGTTATTGTTGGTTGATTaacaacgtccagtggcaaatatttcatgtatattcaggACAAACTTGATATAGAATATGCTTCTTTCGATTATGTACTTGATATAGAACATGCTTCTTTCGATTATGTAATTGATGTAGAACATGCTTCTTTCGATTATGTAATTGATGTAGAACATGCTTCTTTCGATTATGTAATTGATGTAGAACATGCTTCTTTCGATTATGTAATTGATGTAGAACATACTTCTTTCGATTATGTACTTGATGTAGAACATGCTTCTTTCGATTATGTACTTGATGTAGAACATGCTTTTTTCGATTATGTACTTGATGTAGAACATGCTGCTTTCGATTATGTACTTGATGTAGAACATGCTTCTTTCGATTATGTAATTGATGTAGAACATGCTTCTTTCGATTATGTACTTGATATAGAATATGCTTCTTTCAATTATGTACTTGATGTAGAACATGCTTCTTTCGATTATGTACTTGATGTAGAACATGCTTCTTTCGATTATGTACTTGATATAGAACATGCTTCTTTCAATTATGTACTTGATGTAGAACATGCTTCTTTCAATTATGTACTTGATGTAGAACATGCTTCATTCGATTTTGTACTTGATGTAGAACGTGCTTCTTTCGAATATGTACTTGATGTAGAACATGCTGCTTTCGATTATGTACTTGACGTAGAACATGCTGCTTTCGTTTATGTACTTGTTGTAGAACATGCTGCTTTCTAATATGTACTTGATGTAGAACATGCTGCTTTCGATTATGTACTTGATGTAGTAAAAGCTTCTTTCGATTTTTTACTTGATGTAGAACATGCTTCTTCGATTATATACTTGACAAGGAACATGCTGCTTTcgattatatatttgatatagaaCATGCTGCTTACGATTATATACTTGAAAAAAGTCATGCATGTTGCTTTCGATTATAAATAGACcgctggttttcccgtttgaatggtttcacacttgTAATTGTtgcggccttttatagctggctgttcggtgtgagcataggttccgtgttgaagaccgtaccttgacctattatggtttacttttatgtattgtgacttggatggagagttgtctcatttacactcataccacatcttccgatATCTATTGATATAGAACATGCTACTTTTGATTATATCCTTGATATAGAACATGCTACTTTCGATTATTTATACTTGATATAGAACAAGCTACTTtcgattatatatataatatatacttgATATAGAACAAGCTATTTTCgattatatatatagttataaatttgATGTAGAACATGCTGCTTTCgatagactttaaaaaaacaagCTGTTTTAACCAAGGCAAAAATGGTAACAAAAACATTTGGAAGTCGACATCTGAATAGAgagttagattttttttcattcaaaaaaagtttaaaaaacacATTAAAGATATCAACTAGGAATGTGTCCAAACATACGGACAATAACCTTTAATTAAAAAGCCTGTTATAATCTTAACTTCTAATGCAAGACTTAGTTTGCTACACACGTAAACAGTGAACTAGTATACTTCTGATGAAGGCAGTTATTATTTCAATGCTCTTCTATCGTTAAAACGCATCGAAGTCTTATCTTGGGCAGTTGAGCAAGTTTCGGGTACTTTTAGCATTGATTCCTTGTCAAACcaaactctaaggaaaatttcaaaaaagatagTCCCGTATCAAATGcacaaaaaaaacatgaaacgaatggaaaacaactgtcttatGCATATGCATGACTTGATACAGGCAATGTGTCATGTAGAGATTGGTGGTTGGCCTGGTtatacagctagctaaacctctcacgtgtaagACAGTCGCATAGAATTCCATTAAATCATTAAAACACTAACATCGGTCTATAAATTCACATATCATTTTTCATGTGCGCCATGGTTCTGTGTTGATGTTTATCAATGTCACGACCTGGAAATCTCAACAACACACTCGATAGTTAAGTAGCTTATGATCGACAATCAATGAATTATAATTTGTCGATATAGATtcattataaatgtttaaaaaaaaaaacgtacatACTAGAGAATTGGATTtagtttactatatatatatgcatgcattagTTCAACAATTTTCTTGACAATATAATACAAGAAGTCGTTTCAGACCATGTATGGCTGTATAGGGAATTCTTATGAAGTACTATTTAACAATGATTTGGAAGGTCACACATGGAAATTACTTTCAATTATCGTTATAGTTTTGAATACCGTCTGTCCGCATCATACCagttcttttttgttgttgttgaggTCAATACAGAATAATCGCGCGACGCTatgaataattattataatacatGAACATTTCAGTTTCTATGAGAAAATCTCCCACGTTTTAATTGCCACTGCCACGAACATTATTATGTATTGTAAACGAGAAATCATACCATAATTATCATTTGGGTGTCCCTTTAAACTTATTCACAATCGTGACAATGggcgttaaaaaaaaaaatccgcctACGCACAACATATAACAGTTTCAAACgttttgaaatgttttgtatACTTTATTTGTAAAGGAAATCGGTAATGATGCGTTAGACGACATTCTTAACTGACAAAAAATAggattatacatgtaatataatctAATAATAGCTTTGTCACTATCCAGGTTCGCTTATATATGATTTGCTTTAGCTGTTGCTGGTTTGATTTGTGTACTGAGGGGCGGCTCTAGTCATTTTTTTGGGTGGGGGGGGGTTcgaaccatatgtccccattcaaaagcattgatcgtctAAAAATTGAGATTCTAACCACCATAAccactggatccgccactgtgtacTGCACGAACCGATAAAATAGTTGAACACACATGAGCCGTTTTCCCggtttgaaattatccattataTTGGTTGCATACGTCAACCAAGCTTTTATCTTTTGTATTATCTGCGTATTCTCAAATTGAATGCACTGTTTTCTTCAAGAATTGTAATTGTATCTGGTCCATGTTTTATGTAGTACTAGTAAGTCATCATTCAGGTTCAGATCACGCAGAGTTATATGTTAACTTCCTATCGTAGGTTGTTGTTTATCTTCGGATACTCCAGTTTTCCATTAAAAAACCTGGTGCACAACCATGATCGTGATGATGTAGCAAAGTTAGCTGAAAATAAGGCGAAACAACATATACCAACATAAAAACTAACCGTtacttttattgtgtatattaatgatcttgttgttatttttatttttattttgttatgttgtgtcacatactataaatatgtagttttatggcaatacagatttgaattgaattgaattgaaatataGTTATGTCGAATCTTATCTAGACATTAAAAATTCAATGGTATTTTTGTACGCGATGTAGGGGTCAATAACAAAGTTGAATAAGAATGATAACTAGACATGCAAGCTTTCAACGACACATTTGCTGACTTTTCCTACGACAAATGTAAGTTAGAATAATTATTAAGACTTCGTAATGACAAGCTTAATAATATACTCCTGACCAATCGAGAtaatgaaaatgtttataaatacatttcaGATACACTCTGTAGATTTAGCCATGACATCcatctttgaaaatttaaacggATGTGATTCGACGACAGAAACGTCACCACTGCCGAATCAGATTATTACTGTTATGGACTCCCCTCAGTCTGACAGTTTGTTATCCTTGTCACCAGAGTCGAATTTGAATTCGACCTCCTTAGCAGATAAACAGTCGGTGGCGTCAACAACCGACAGTGGTATCGAGGAATCAGAAGATTCCGAACAACCACGCACGCCTCCGAAAAAGCATAAAAATCAACCTCCAGATGCAGATCTACTTCCTCCATGTAGGGTTTGTGGCGAGAGGGCTTCCGGTCTTCATTATGGCGCTAATACATGTGAACCATGTAAGGTATGTACCAGGATTAAAGTATTGAACGCTGGACACGCACTTCGTCCACAGTTTAAGACTCACCAGTCCAAAATTTAAAAGGTATAATAAAATGATAAGTGGAAGATtcatgaggatccaaaattccgaaaagtttttTGCAAACAACAAGCTGAGGTAATATATATTCCAAGGGtagaacatccttagtatttcgaaaaaagtTTAGAAGTTATAATTACAGCTGCATTCACAATAATACAAATTTGCAAAATTGAATATACTTGTAACCTTATGAatttatgcataaaaaaaatctctATTGTAGACAGCgattaaaaaaaacctattaCATGTGTACGTGTTGTGCTCATCAAGACTTGTAGATTTCATAATAAGTGAGAACTGAACATCGCTTGATAAAAACATTCAAACACTGAAACCAAACTACCACGCTAAACAAAgctacaaagtaaaatcacaaaaatactgaactccgaggaaaattcaaaacggaaagtccataatccaAATAcacaatcaaatgataaaactaaCGGAGCTAGTTATGAAAAGTCATATTCTTTAAAAAGATAGTGTTTGACCTTAAGGAGATACCATTTgactttatttaaaataaattgtcttCCTGTTTTTGTAAACAGTTGCTATATTAAATCCTTCTCCCTAAAAGGTTGGCACTTTTATAATATAATCGCATTGTGagaaataatttcaatatttgtttcagGGTTTTTTCCGTCGTAGTATAGTAAAGgttgaaaagaaaaatgaaaaatacacatGCGTCAAGGGCGATGAAAACTGTAAGCTTGGAACGGGAAAACGGACAATGTGTTCATACTGTAGATATCAAAAGTGCCTTGAAGTAGGAATGTCACACGGAGGTAAAAAtgctatttataaatattacctGAAAgcaaataattttcaattatacTGATTCATGTGATCTTCTGCTGAAATGTaccattaaaaaaatgttttacaaattttataaagacCTGATTGTCGACGAAtagattttcttaaaataaaatctttaagtGTATGCCCCAGGTTTTGGAATTAGTCTGATCACCGGGTTTGTATTTACACgaccaacacgacgggtgcaacatatGAAGAAGGATCTGTCTATCCTTTCAGGGCACACAAGATCACCTCTGATATTTTGAAGGGTTTGTATTTCTCAatctttagctttctatgttaGTTTaaatactgttgtttttcttttggcTTGATCTTGTCGATTGCTACGTCACTGCGAGTTTCTTTTCGACTTGTAACTTTGAATGTCCCTTCAGTATCTCTTTAGTCATAATGTAAATTATTCTACACGAACTTAGTGAAAAAATAAACTACtagctatatatacatgtatatatatagtaagTCATGTATCAGAGATGTATATTAAATcaatctttttatatttattgcaaCTACTATTCCCTTTTAGCTATTAAAATTGGAAGGTACACATATGAAAAGAGAACAAAAGATATTACGGAAGTAAAACAACTAAAACAGAAAGACAATAAAACTCATGACACGCCAGGGGATAGAAACGTACAGAATGTTGATGTAAATGAACAGGAAGTTGACGATTTAGTAAATAAATTGATTTCAATACAAGAGGAATATACTGCTGATTTTCGGAAAAGTTTTCAAACTGGCGGTCTACTCGAATCACAGTTGTCTGTATTTGTAAGTTCTGTTTATTTTATATGCCTGACCAATTCTTTTCTGACCGTTTTTTTATCGAATAATGTTGAAAATTTAATGGTGAATCACTTTTTTTCTGACGTTCCATCATGAATGATAATACcaaaaaaatctgacaaaaacatTTTAAGCAAGCAATGTGGACATGCGAAGACCTATAaatacctgtattttttttaaactgtttttttattttgtaaaacgtaaaaaaatataaaaatttataaaatggggtgaaacaaatataacattaaggaTTATGTATATCTGAAAAATTCTTAAAGCATAGAGAATAATAGCActgaaaataaagaatacagaaatcaGGACTCTTCTCTCCAACTCAAATCCTCATTAATACCTGACTGACTTTCCCACAGTATGCCTTCTTATCGTGGGGTTCCGGTCTCTTTGAGGTTACATTTGACAATATCCCGTTTCAtaggtaaataaataaaaacacagaCGCTTGCcttgaaattattatttatttatatagcaTTATATTTTAGGAACGATATAAACAAAGAATTGAAATATTTGGTAACCTTGGTGCACTACCGTGGAGCGTGTATGAGGAAATCTTTTCCACCACCGGTATAGAAATAGACGACCGAAAAAACATGATGAATCGAATTGCAGACCGAATGGAAGTTGCTATTCGGAACATGATAACTTTTGCCAGAAATATACCGGGTTTTTGTGACCTAAAAACACAGGATCAGTTGTCGCTTCTAAAAGGTATGTTTTAAGCTACATCATAAACGAATGTTATAAAGAATAATGataaaaagtttaaagaaaatgaaaatagaCAATAAAATAAAGAAGTTCATATGTTTAAAGAATAGCGCAAAATTCCTAAACATctttgtatatgttttatttgtttattctcAATATAAATGTACCGATCTAACAGGTAAAGACTTCTTTGATTGGTCAGTCTAACTCTTGTCCAGTGTTCTCCTCAATTTCCGGAGTTCGGGGATTTCACCTATGAAAGCAACTATGTTAAGCAAGACTGATTTAATGACTTTGGTTAAGTGTTGATTTTTAACGCCAAACTGAGAAAACTGGACTATATTACGACAGCAGTTCTTTAGGTGGAGGTGCGGGGTGAACCTATAGAAAAGCCTAGATAGTTGGCAGGAAAATTGGCAATTGGAATAGAACGCACCTTGTTTATTTAAGCGCGCTTCGAACTCAATACATCAATTCAGGCAGATAATCATACTGAAACCATTCCGCCGATGCCTACAGACTATTGAGCTTTCttggtaaaaaattgaaaacaacacgtttaataattgcaTGCGTCCATattgcttttctggatttaccttcatcatgaacgctcaaagccaaCCATTTGAAAtccaaggatgtataagtaccgaaaccgttgaagagctatttgtcaaaaatacctaaaataaatagccaaattcatctaaagtcaactttgcctgagggagttgaaaccttagtttcttaatgaTTTCAGAATTTATATactgacaattttagaaaggtttgttaaatcatgttagaaccgaagtactgactacggTGCTGATGATGCCcccggggactgatagtccaccagcagaggtatcgacccagtgatttgaaaattgaaaacaaccCGTTTAATAATTGCATGCGTCCAtatcgcttttctggatttaccttcatcatgaacgctcaaagccaaacatttgaaatcctaAGATGTATAAGTaacgaaaccgttgaagagctatatggtAAGTTGCAATTCAACCATCTTTAACTAATCACGACTGTATCCatataattacttttttaaacCGTTTCTTTggtacattttttgttttaattacatACACATCGtcacatgtgtttttttttaattattcactATTATTTGTAGTTGGGTATTTGGAGTATGGGTTCTTGGGATTTCATACCAGAATCAACCCGGAACTGAAAGTAATTGTATGTTCGAATCCATCCACGTGTGCAGGAGCTCACCAATCAGATTTGACTAAAGTAATCGATCCGAAATATATTGATATGATGTTTGAATTTGCTGTTAGTATTCAAAAATGTCAATTGACAGTGGAAGAAGTAACACTTGCACGAGCCATTGTCCTCACTTTCAGTGGTAAGAAGACATAtactattttttaaaaagatttaaatgaaaaagaaatttaaacTACAACGTTAGTGCAAAAACacgaaagaaaaacaaaaagttaaGAAAAAGTTGATAAAATACATTCATGTCTAGTGCACGATGATTAATCAATATTGTAGACATCACAatatctacaatgttaacacgatattgtgtcaacattgtttacattgtttgaacccttatatattgtttacatcgatGACAttgttaacatcgcgatgtatacaatctagaaaatatattgtgtttacattgtttacatcgcgatgtatacaatgttaacacgatgttgtgtcaacatcgtatacATTGTTTCAACCcttatattgtttacatcgttgacatcgttaacatcgcgatgtatacaatgttaacacgatgttgtgtcaacatcatataaattattttaacccttatatattgtttacatcgttgacatcgttaacatcacgatgtatacaatgtttacACGATATTGTGTGTACATCGTTTACATTGTCttaactcttatatattgtttacatcgttgacatcgtaaACATCGttatgtatacaatgttaaaaagattttgtgtttacattgtttacATTGCCATATAAATTATGTTgacactattttgtgtcaaattaGAGCTATAGCAtcacatttaattaaaatatttgttgttaaaaaaaaacataaaaatgcaaACTGTATATATGTAATCGACAAACTTCATTGAATAgatattatataaatgaataaaaaaaaatttttattgatattttcaacatcacaatgtatacgatgtgaacgatgtaaataCAAAGGTATAGACTTGGTACACGTTATTTATACGATGTTGACGATGTAAATGATgtataaacaatattcaaacatCACGATATAAacgatgttaacgatgtaaacagaaagttatagagtcgatatacaacataaacacgatgttgacacgatattgtcaacattgcgatgtatacgatgtgaacgatgtaaacacaaaGGTAAAGACTTGGTTCACAACGTCAATACGATGTTGACGATGTAAAAACtatattgtcaacatcacgatgtatgcgatgtcaacgatgtaaacagaaagttatAGAGTCGATATACAACATAAACACGATGCTTACATGAATTGTTAACATCACGAATATACGATGTGACAAAGGTACAGAACATAAAGATAGGATACAATGTTAACACAATAACGCTTAAAGGAGGAAAATATAATAAGTAGGATTTAAAACCGTAGTTCGCAGACCAATAGCGAACAGCATGGCCAATTGAAAAAAGACCTACAAAAAATACACAACCAACCTTAGCAGGGCCAATCTAAAAACAAACCAACTCATTATTGAATTAAACATGCTTGGGTTTGGCGCCAACAAACTTATTTAAGCCCGAAACATTTTGTATGTTCTAGTCCCAAGTCCGGAGCCTGTATtacagtggttgtcgtgtgttgcCAAACTCCGtacagtgatcgtttccgttccggaactATTTTCCTTTACTCCATGTGTTCATCCATCTGCTATAGAAAACTTCTAATTATATATAGTGACATACATTTTATGTCATAAAGACAATTGAAATGTGCTcagcatattttataagtgaAGAAACAATaatttcttgtatattttttttatagatcgaTGTGTTCTTGAGGAACCAGAAAAAGTAGACAAAATCCAATGGCATCTAGTCAATTGTTTACGTTGTGTTGCCAAGAAGAACTTTAAAAATCCTGACGAAAGATTATggaaaatatttgacaaattcaTATTGCTTCGGGATTTTGCAGAATATGGTCGAGAGGTCAACAGTCTTAGATGTAAATGGGAAGCGATGAAAAACCACCCTCTTGTCTTGGAAATGATTAATCCCGAACCaagtttataaaaataacaaCGTTTTATAGAAGTACATACATTGCACCAGACTGAGT from Mytilus edulis chromosome 7, xbMytEdul2.2, whole genome shotgun sequence encodes the following:
- the LOC139482077 gene encoding retinoic acid receptor gamma-like, with product MTSIFENLNGCDSTTETSPLPNQIITVMDSPQSDSLLSLSPESNLNSTSLADKQSVASTTDSGIEESEDSEQPRTPPKKHKNQPPDADLLPPCRVCGERASGLHYGANTCEPCKGFFRRSIVKVEKKNEKYTCVKGDENCKLGTGKRTMCSYCRYQKCLEVGMSHGAIKIGRYTYEKRTKDITEVKQLKQKDNKTHDTPGDRNVQNVDVNEQEVDDLVNKLISIQEEYTADFRKSFQTGGLLESQLSVFERYKQRIEIFGNLGALPWSVYEEIFSTTGIEIDDRKNMMNRIADRMEVAIRNMITFARNIPGFCDLKTQDQLSLLKVGYLEYGFLGFHTRINPELKVIVCSNPSTCAGAHQSDLTKVIDPKYIDMMFEFAVSIQKCQLTVEEVTLARAIVLTFSDRCVLEEPEKVDKIQWHLVNCLRCVAKKNFKNPDERLWKIFDKFILLRDFAEYGREVNSLRCKWEAMKNHPLVLEMINPEPSL